A genomic region of Campylobacter corcagiensis contains the following coding sequences:
- a CDS encoding nitrous oxide reductase accessory protein NosL encodes MNRRKFIKTSGIFLAVVSSNSSLFASDIDFRAVENPTLLTNGPAKMFCSVCGMHLGQFYKTNHAAEINNKTHQYCSFHCMVEESENLKPENPKVVDTNTLKFIDASLAYYVYGSNKPATMSTVSSYGFNSKDAAENFAKDFGGEVLTYETLLEKTKADIADDLKLIEKRQSMAAKKGEKIYIERCAKIDKKFKTSGEAKAYLLENKPCGELNMHELSQLSHYLKMR; translated from the coding sequence ATGAACAGAAGAAAATTCATTAAAACAAGTGGAATTTTTTTAGCAGTTGTTAGTAGTAACTCATCACTTTTTGCAAGTGATATAGACTTTAGAGCTGTAGAAAATCCTACGCTTTTAACAAATGGTCCTGCTAAGATGTTTTGTTCTGTTTGTGGTATGCATTTAGGACAGTTTTACAAAACAAACCACGCAGCAGAAATTAATAATAAGACTCATCAGTACTGCTCATTTCACTGTATGGTTGAAGAAAGTGAAAATCTTAAGCCGGAAAATCCTAAAGTTGTAGATACTAATACTTTGAAATTTATAGATGCTTCATTAGCTTATTATGTTTATGGCTCAAACAAACCAGCAACGATGTCAACTGTAAGCTCGTATGGTTTTAATTCCAAAGATGCAGCTGAAAATTTTGCTAAGGATTTTGGCGGAGAAGTTTTAACTTATGAGACGCTTTTAGAAAAGACAAAAGCAGATATAGCCGATGATTTAAAGCTTATTGAAAAAAGACAGTCAATGGCAGCTAAAAAAGGTGAAAAAATATATATTGAAAGATGTGCAAAGATAGACAAAAAATTTAAAACTTCAGGAGAAGCTAAGGCTTATTTGCTTGAAAACAAACCTTGTGGTGAACTTAATATGCACGAACTTTCACAGCTTTCTCACTATTTAAAGATGAGATGA
- a CDS encoding lysophospholipid acyltransferase family protein yields MIFFLIWLIYLTCKKTFTSTKLPQKPCVVVFWHGRLAMMSFAYRRYWGKDYEYKKQGKVIISDHKDGEIITRVISHFGIGAIRGSSRKNAARALISAFREVDGGTDVIITPDGPKGPLHSVADGAVIIAQKKDLEIYALNYEASKFWKFKSWDEMILPKPFSTINFSLSKPFSVANLTLEEGKTKIQQELFKAREQDSKF; encoded by the coding sequence GTGATATTTTTTCTTATTTGGCTTATTTATCTAACTTGTAAGAAAACTTTTACATCTACAAAACTTCCACAAAAACCATGCGTTGTTGTTTTTTGGCATGGACGCTTAGCGATGATGAGTTTTGCGTATAGGCGTTACTGGGGCAAGGACTATGAGTATAAAAAGCAAGGAAAAGTTATCATCTCTGATCACAAAGATGGCGAAATCATAACTAGAGTAATAAGTCATTTTGGTATCGGTGCCATTCGTGGTTCAAGCCGTAAAAATGCCGCAAGAGCGCTTATATCAGCTTTTAGAGAGGTGGACGGGGGAACTGATGTTATCATTACTCCAGATGGTCCAAAAGGTCCACTTCATAGCGTAGCAGACGGAGCTGTCATAATAGCACAAAAAAAAGATCTTGAAATTTATGCACTAAACTATGAAGCTAGTAAATTTTGGAAATTTAAAAGTTGGGATGAGATGATACTTCCAAAACCTTTTTCAACTATAAATTTTAGCCTTTCAAAGCCTTTTAGCGTTGCAAATTTAACTCTTGAAGAAGGAAAAACTAAAATTCAACAAGAGCTATTTAAAGCAAGAGAACAAGATAGTAAATTTTAA
- the rimO gene encoding 30S ribosomal protein S12 methylthiotransferase RimO translates to MPNLYLRSLGCNKNLVDSEIMLGRLKAYDLTDDPSKADVMIVNTCGFIDAAKTESINAILELAQQKKDNALLVVTGCLTQRYKDEMIKELPEVDIFSGVGDYDKIDEMILKKQNLFSPQTYLQKDEKRVITGSNYHAYIKLSEGCNQRCSFCAIPTFKGRLKSRDLKSIVFEVENLVKQGFYDFSFISQDSSSYLRDFGIKDGLINLINEIEKIDGVKFARILYLYPTTTSDALIEKIISSKVFLNYFDMPIQHINDNMLKIMRRGADKSRIMALLELMRNAKNSFLRSGFIVGHPGEGEDEFLELCEFLKEFKFDRVSVFAYSKEEDTPSYEMEQILPKTIAKRLNLVEKITNQNLKENLNSMIGKEILVNLDGLSSEGEMFYSAKALIWDRDIDGEILINDSDIKDLEVGKIYRCKITDLAENKLIGEILA, encoded by the coding sequence ATGCCAAATTTATACCTTAGAAGCCTTGGATGTAATAAAAACTTAGTTGATAGCGAGATAATGCTTGGTAGGCTTAAAGCTTATGATTTAACCGATGATCCAAGCAAGGCTGATGTAATGATAGTAAATACTTGTGGGTTTATAGATGCTGCAAAAACTGAGAGTATCAACGCTATACTTGAACTTGCCCAGCAAAAAAAAGACAACGCCTTGCTTGTAGTAACTGGATGTCTTACACAAAGATATAAAGATGAGATGATAAAAGAACTTCCTGAAGTTGATATATTTAGCGGTGTTGGAGATTATGATAAAATCGATGAGATGATATTAAAAAAACAAAATCTCTTTAGCCCACAAACCTACCTTCAAAAAGATGAAAAAAGAGTTATAACTGGCTCAAACTATCACGCTTATATCAAGCTCTCTGAAGGCTGTAACCAAAGGTGTTCATTTTGCGCTATTCCAACCTTTAAAGGAAGGTTAAAAAGTAGAGATTTAAAAAGCATAGTCTTTGAAGTAGAAAACCTTGTAAAACAAGGATTTTATGATTTTAGTTTTATCTCTCAAGATAGCTCAAGTTATTTAAGGGATTTTGGTATCAAGGACGGGCTTATAAATTTAATTAATGAGATTGAAAAAATTGACGGCGTTAAATTTGCTAGAATTTTATATCTTTATCCAACAACCACAAGTGATGCTTTGATTGAAAAAATCATCTCTTCAAAGGTTTTTTTAAACTACTTTGACATGCCAATACAGCACATAAATGATAATATGCTTAAAATAATGCGTCGTGGGGCAGATAAAAGCAGAATAATGGCTCTTTTGGAACTTATGAGAAATGCAAAAAATTCCTTTTTAAGGAGCGGATTTATCGTAGGTCATCCTGGAGAGGGCGAAGATGAATTTTTAGAACTTTGTGAATTTTTAAAAGAGTTTAAATTTGATAGGGTTTCAGTCTTTGCCTACTCAAAAGAAGAAGATACACCATCTTATGAAATGGAACAAATTCTACCAAAAACTATCGCAAAAAGGCTAAATTTAGTTGAAAAAATCACAAATCAAAATCTAAAAGAAAACCTAAATTCTATGATTGGAAAAGAAATTTTAGTAAATTTAGATGGGTTAAGTAGCGAAGGTGAGATGTTTTACTCAGCAAAAGCACTCATTTGGGATAGAGACATTGATGGCGAAATTTTGATAAATGATAGCGATATAAAGGATCTTGAAGTTGGCAAAATTTATCGCTGTAAGATTACTGATTTGGCTGAAAATAAACTAATAGGCGAAATTCTTGCTTGA
- the tilS gene encoding tRNA lysidine(34) synthetase TilS, translating into MLDEIAVKKLKNAKNLLAFSHGVDSTALFYLLEKNALKFDLAFVNYNTRKESSIEETSARNLAFKFNKQIYVKQVKFSLDSSNFEKIAREIRYEFFYEICSKFGYTNLITAHQLNDKFEWFLMRLSKGSGLANLISMDAVEQKNSYTIVRPLINTSRNELLDFLNSNNIKYFIDSSNLDTNFERNFIRVNFSDEFVAKFSSGLKKSFEFLAKDREILLNGEIYSDSEFFIIKNNPNAINLVDKALKTLGVVMSQKQRLQAMKDSVISGKVAIGYTDDRVFIAPYKTPVMDKKFKEKCRIKKIPPLIRGYIYTRKDLLEIC; encoded by the coding sequence TTGCTTGATGAGATTGCCGTTAAAAAACTAAAAAACGCTAAGAATTTATTAGCGTTTTCACACGGGGTTGATAGCACAGCTCTTTTTTATCTACTTGAAAAAAACGCTCTTAAATTTGACCTAGCATTTGTAAATTACAACACTAGAAAAGAAAGCAGTATCGAAGAGACTTCAGCTAGAAATTTAGCTTTTAAATTTAACAAACAAATTTATGTAAAACAGGTCAAATTTAGCCTTGATTCTTCAAATTTTGAAAAAATCGCAAGAGAGATAAGATATGAGTTTTTTTATGAAATTTGTTCTAAATTTGGCTATACAAATCTCATTACAGCTCATCAACTAAATGATAAATTTGAGTGGTTTTTGATGCGTCTTAGCAAAGGCTCAGGCTTAGCAAATCTCATAAGCATGGACGCAGTTGAGCAAAAAAACAGCTACACTATAGTTCGCCCACTTATAAACACTAGCCGAAATGAGCTTTTGGATTTTTTAAATTCAAACAATATAAAGTACTTTATTGATAGTTCAAATTTAGATACAAACTTTGAAAGAAATTTTATAAGAGTAAATTTTAGTGATGAATTTGTAGCTAAATTTAGCTCAGGTCTTAAAAAGAGCTTTGAATTTTTAGCTAAAGATAGAGAAATTTTACTAAATGGTGAAATTTATAGTGATAGTGAGTTTTTTATCATCAAAAATAACCCAAACGCTATAAATTTAGTAGATAAAGCTTTAAAAACTTTAGGTGTTGTGATGAGTCAAAAGCAGCGTTTACAAGCAATGAAAGACTCTGTTATAAGCGGAAAAGTGGCAATTGGCTACACAGATGATAGGGTATTTATCGCTCCATATAAAACTCCCGTAATGGATAAGAAATTTAAAGAAAAATGTAGGATTAAAAAAATCCCACCACTTATTAGAGGCTACATCTACACAAGAAAAGATCTATTAGAAATCTGCTAA
- the panC gene encoding pantoate--beta-alanine ligase, with protein MEIFHSPKELKDFLKDKNKTIGFVPTMGALHDGHISLFKKARSENEIVVASVFLNPTQFGENEDLDKYPRNDERDIRIARICEVDALFMPKPEEIYDKNEPLIKAPEKLATILEGKTRPGHFDGVLRVLNKLFNIVKPTKAYFGKKDTQQLAIVENMVRTFFMDIEIVPCDIIRESDGLAISSRNAYLSEEDKLYALKISQSLAKAGAMIKKGELSTNSIKTQMLSILEPLEIDYVAITNRRFEPLDKIELDNTFILVAANVGQTRLIDNLWV; from the coding sequence ATGGAAATTTTTCACTCTCCAAAAGAATTAAAAGATTTTTTAAAAGATAAAAACAAAACTATAGGCTTTGTCCCTACAATGGGGGCTTTACACGATGGTCATATAAGCTTATTTAAAAAAGCTAGAAGCGAAAATGAGATAGTTGTGGCTTCTGTTTTTCTAAATCCAACTCAGTTTGGCGAAAATGAGGATTTAGATAAATACCCAAGAAATGACGAAAGAGATATAAGAATAGCAAGAATTTGTGAAGTTGATGCTCTTTTTATGCCAAAGCCTGAAGAAATTTATGATAAAAACGAACCTTTAATAAAAGCACCTGAAAAACTAGCTACCATACTAGAAGGTAAAACTCGCCCAGGGCATTTTGATGGTGTTTTAAGGGTTTTAAATAAGCTTTTTAATATAGTAAAACCTACAAAAGCATATTTTGGCAAAAAAGATACCCAACAACTTGCTATTGTAGAAAATATGGTAAGAACTTTTTTCATGGATATTGAGATTGTACCTTGTGATATCATTAGAGAAAGTGACGGTCTAGCAATAAGTTCAAGAAATGCTTATTTAAGCGAAGAAGATAAACTATACGCTCTTAAAATTTCACAATCTTTAGCTAAAGCTGGAGCTATGATAAAAAAAGGCGAACTTAGTACAAACTCAATAAAAACGCAGATGCTTTCAATCCTTGAGCCATTAGAAATAGACTATGTAGCAATTACAAATCGCCGCTTTGAGCCACTTGATAAGATAGAACTAGATAACACTTTTATCCTTGTAGCAGCAAATGTTGGCCAAACTAGACTAATAGATAATCTTTGGGTTTAA
- a CDS encoding TonB-dependent receptor domain-containing protein, with the protein MKPIIKLSLVAVCFGCLSAETIVLDTIDVEDKELKAEKKVYQEPKAVSARDDIATSTQNLDTILRTIPGTFTNQDKSTGTIAPNIRGSQGLGRVNTMIDGVTQTFYSSGVDDGKSGSTSQFGATIDPNFIAGVDVERGTFGGKSGINSLMGSANFRTLGINDVIKGDKNFGFLGKYQTGDNAYKNNYMGTFAGRTYFDDGSYMGVLIGHSNRKISQNYKIGGGIRIDQINDMEFENLHKQHMKSYMDVYKPSAKKGDIVGYKEGLVPDPNCPFGEVCSPIKVKVPVRGDGPKDEYLKEAEKIWKETSDQYIRTPFDPNKLKQDIKSYMAKFEYADEHNFLTLSFRNLENKIWSRKIEANNYQINYNLNNDENIDLNVLLNYNETKQKYSDIASISGKELISGLETKNKSLTFDISNTFKSDFSDISSISTIIGLNNLKNSYSKSRHPYELVWFNEYKTLLKEEKDPVKRKKLLDDMLSGNFWGYPPDHMSTGGIYRKFDDWPSNDGYRANTFQPDGKQRFFTIYGDNYLRYSIFDLNLNANLVKYDYKGQYFDRVKKSLYDDYEENEFLMDDYGDKKAFNYSATLTANLHELFTPFVSYSKSERFPNLQELYFSQRTIAGVSNNLDNEIAKTLQVGFNSFKENLLFDSDIFGFKAVYYNTKIDNYIHNVLKPPYTDHSGYGKETTTINFQNYDKEVRKEGVELELSYDMGAFFINLAYARQRTTQPTSASDASAGLFPAPSKPDYYSMGHGISKVTQLPKDYGYLDTGIRLLNEKLVIGSRMKYFGESKRALYSVGDNKPLHDPRYDGEQPENKKHQKYVRWTEVIEKQPLIFDFYVSYEPIENLIIKAELQNAFDKQYIDPLDSNNDAASQRSYSILNGENNALSNYAKGRTAVLSFEYRY; encoded by the coding sequence ATGAAACCCATTATAAAGCTTAGTTTAGTGGCTGTTTGTTTTGGTTGTTTGAGTGCTGAAACTATTGTTTTAGACACCATAGATGTAGAAGACAAAGAATTGAAAGCTGAAAAGAAGGTATATCAAGAACCAAAAGCAGTAAGTGCAAGAGATGATATAGCAACTTCAACTCAAAATTTAGATACTATTTTAAGGACTATTCCAGGAACATTCACAAATCAAGATAAATCTACTGGAACAATAGCTCCAAATATCCGTGGTTCACAAGGGTTGGGCCGAGTTAATACAATGATAGATGGAGTAACTCAGACATTTTATTCATCAGGTGTTGATGATGGTAAAAGTGGTTCAACTTCGCAATTTGGTGCAACAATAGATCCAAATTTTATAGCAGGAGTTGATGTAGAAAGAGGAACTTTTGGTGGTAAAAGTGGTATAAACTCACTTATGGGCTCAGCAAATTTTAGAACTCTTGGCATCAATGATGTTATAAAGGGTGATAAAAATTTTGGCTTTTTAGGCAAATATCAAACAGGAGATAATGCTTATAAAAACAATTATATGGGAACATTTGCTGGTAGGACATATTTTGATGATGGCTCATATATGGGAGTTTTAATAGGTCATAGTAATAGAAAAATTTCGCAAAATTATAAAATTGGTGGTGGGATTAGGATAGACCAAATCAACGATATGGAATTTGAAAATTTACATAAGCAACACATGAAATCCTACATGGATGTTTATAAACCAAGTGCTAAAAAAGGCGATATTGTTGGTTATAAGGAGGGGCTAGTTCCAGATCCTAATTGTCCATTTGGAGAAGTGTGTTCTCCTATTAAAGTTAAAGTTCCAGTTAGAGGAGATGGTCCAAAGGATGAGTATCTAAAAGAAGCAGAAAAAATATGGAAAGAGACTTCAGATCAGTATATACGCACTCCATTTGATCCAAATAAGTTAAAGCAAGATATTAAAAGCTATATGGCTAAATTTGAATACGCAGATGAGCATAATTTTTTAACACTATCTTTTAGAAATTTAGAAAATAAAATTTGGTCTAGAAAAATTGAAGCAAATAACTATCAGATAAATTATAATCTAAACAATGATGAAAATATAGATTTAAATGTGCTTTTAAACTATAATGAAACAAAACAAAAATATAGTGATATTGCCTCAATTTCAGGTAAAGAGCTAATAAGTGGCTTAGAGACTAAAAATAAGTCATTAACTTTCGATATAAGCAATACCTTTAAAAGCGATTTTAGTGATATTTCATCAATATCAACAATAATTGGTTTAAACAATCTTAAAAATTCATACTCTAAAAGTCGTCATCCTTACGAACTTGTATGGTTTAATGAATATAAAACTTTACTAAAAGAAGAAAAAGATCCAGTTAAAAGAAAAAAGCTACTTGACGATATGCTAAGTGGAAATTTCTGGGGCTATCCACCAGATCATATGTCAACAGGTGGGATATATAGAAAATTTGATGATTGGCCTTCAAATGATGGTTATAGGGCAAACACTTTTCAACCTGATGGAAAACAGAGATTTTTTACAATTTATGGGGATAATTATTTAAGATACAGCATTTTTGATCTAAATTTAAACGCAAATTTGGTGAAATATGATTATAAGGGTCAGTATTTTGATAGAGTTAAAAAAAGTCTTTATGACGATTATGAAGAAAATGAATTTTTAATGGATGATTATGGTGATAAAAAAGCATTTAACTATTCAGCTACGCTAACGGCAAATTTACATGAGCTTTTTACTCCATTTGTTTCTTATTCTAAAAGTGAAAGATTTCCAAATTTACAAGAGCTTTATTTTTCACAAAGGACAATTGCAGGAGTTAGTAATAATCTAGATAATGAGATTGCCAAAACTCTACAAGTTGGTTTTAATAGTTTTAAAGAAAATTTACTTTTTGATAGTGATATTTTTGGATTTAAAGCTGTGTATTATAATACAAAAATAGATAATTATATACATAATGTTTTAAAACCACCATATACAGATCATAGTGGATATGGCAAGGAAACAACTACCATAAATTTTCAAAATTACGATAAAGAAGTAAGAAAAGAAGGGGTTGAGCTAGAGTTAAGCTATGATATGGGAGCATTTTTCATAAATTTAGCTTATGCTAGACAAAGAACAACTCAGCCAACTTCAGCTTCTGATGCTAGTGCTGGGCTTTTTCCAGCTCCTAGCAAACCTGACTACTACTCAATGGGTCATGGAATTAGTAAAGTTACGCAACTTCCAAAAGATTATGGATATTTAGATACAGGCATAAGACTTCTTAATGAAAAATTAGTTATAGGAAGTAGGATGAAATATTTTGGAGAAAGCAAAAGGGCTTTATATAGTGTAGGAGATAACAAACCTTTGCATGATCCAAGATACGATGGCGAACAGCCAGAAAATAAAAAGCATCAAAAATATGTTCGCTGGACTGAAGTTATAGAAAAACAACCACTAATTTTTGATTTTTATGTAAGTTATGAACCAATTGAAAATTTAATTATAAAAGCAGAACTTCAAAATGCTTTTGATAAACAATACATTGATCCACTTGATTCAAATAACGACGCAGCTTCTCAAAGAAGTTACTCTATCTTAAATGGCGAAAATAACGCTTTAAGCAATTACGCAAAAGGAAGAACTGCTGTTTTAAGCTTTGAATATCGCTATTAA
- the nhaA gene encoding Na+/H+ antiporter NhaA: MEKIRKLFKSDAIGGILIIMACFLALIFKNSPLIDFYDSFVNFKMGMMFGEYSLSLTIHHWANDGLMALFFFYIGLEVKREILVGELSSPSRVALPIIGGLGGIIFPALAFILITWGDSFSMLGWAIPTVSDTALAVGVLLLLGSKIPPSIRIFLLLLAIIDDIAVVIIIAVFYSGDVNFHLLGIAGGLAFIMLILNLLKVNKKIFYIIPAVLMWFCFLKSGVHATLAGILAAVFIPLHPIKGYSMARDLEYKLHDIITFFVMPIFAFSNAGILITPEAISHLSHPVSVAIMVGLLLSKPLGIFIASFATIKFGISKLPVGANYIQFFGLCVLTGIGMSMSLFICEIAYKGTNIFYSAEKLAILIASFVAAVVGFVIMKVGIKYQAERLVSVDNSADDKEKMEEAKMAIEQEKLKEIDIG, from the coding sequence ATGGAGAAAATAAGAAAACTATTTAAAAGTGATGCAATTGGCGGAATTTTAATTATTATGGCGTGTTTTTTAGCGTTAATATTTAAAAATAGTCCATTGATAGACTTCTATGATAGTTTTGTTAATTTCAAAATGGGCATGATGTTTGGTGAGTATAGCTTAAGCTTAACTATACATCACTGGGCAAATGACGGACTTATGGCTCTGTTTTTTTTCTATATTGGTTTAGAAGTTAAAAGAGAGATTTTAGTTGGAGAGTTAAGTTCGCCTTCAAGAGTTGCTCTTCCTATTATTGGTGGTCTTGGTGGTATAATTTTTCCAGCATTAGCTTTTATTTTGATAACTTGGGGAGATAGCTTTTCTATGCTTGGATGGGCTATTCCTACAGTGAGCGACACTGCCTTAGCAGTTGGTGTGCTTTTGCTTTTAGGTTCTAAAATTCCACCATCAATTAGAATCTTTCTTCTTCTTTTAGCGATAATTGATGATATTGCTGTAGTTATTATAATTGCTGTTTTTTATTCAGGAGATGTGAATTTTCATCTTTTGGGTATAGCAGGAGGTTTGGCTTTTATAATGCTTATTTTAAATTTACTTAAAGTAAATAAAAAGATTTTTTATATAATACCTGCTGTTTTAATGTGGTTTTGCTTTTTAAAGTCAGGAGTTCATGCAACTTTGGCTGGAATTTTAGCTGCAGTTTTTATACCTCTTCACCCTATTAAAGGCTACTCAATGGCAAGAGATTTAGAGTATAAACTTCATGATATAATAACCTTTTTTGTAATGCCTATATTTGCGTTTTCAAATGCTGGAATTTTAATAACTCCTGAAGCGATATCTCATCTAAGCCATCCTGTTTCGGTAGCAATTATGGTTGGGCTTTTACTTTCAAAACCACTTGGAATTTTTATTGCTTCATTTGCGACTATAAAATTTGGAATTTCAAAGCTTCCAGTTGGGGCTAACTACATACAGTTTTTTGGGCTTTGCGTTTTAACTGGAATTGGTATGAGTATGAGTTTGTTTATCTGTGAAATTGCATATAAAGGGACAAATATCTTCTACTCAGCAGAAAAACTTGCTATATTAATAGCATCGTTTGTGGCTGCTGTTGTAGGGTTTGTGATTATGAAAGTTGGAATAAAATATCAAGCTGAGAGACTTGTTTCGGTTGATAATAGTGCAGATGACAAAGAGAAGATGGAAGAAGCAAAAATGGCTATTGAACAAGAAAAACTAAAGGAAATAGATATTGGATAG
- a CDS encoding sel1 repeat family protein, which yields MKKAICFTFIAALIAGCATTKSSSRPGVSNDRIQEQVILVESVNSTLDLNALNRMDTADAYKTANSYYKNGDYVNAITAYDFTCAKFQYIPACVRLASMFEKGQGITANRLIALDIYERSCYGGHDESCNDAKRLRK from the coding sequence ATGAAAAAAGCGATTTGTTTTACTTTTATTGCTGCTTTGATAGCAGGATGTGCAACTACAAAAAGCAGTAGTAGACCCGGCGTATCAAATGATAGAATTCAAGAGCAAGTTATACTTGTAGAGAGTGTAAATTCTACTTTAGATCTAAATGCTTTAAATAGAATGGATACAGCTGATGCTTATAAAACAGCAAATTCATACTATAAAAATGGCGATTATGTAAATGCAATTACTGCTTATGATTTTACTTGTGCTAAATTTCAGTACATTCCTGCTTGCGTAAGACTTGCAAGTATGTTTGAAAAAGGCCAAGGAATAACTGCAAATAGATTAATAGCACTTGATATATATGAAAGATCTTGCTATGGTGGGCATGATGAAAGTTGTAATGATGCTAAAAGGCTTAGAAAGTAA
- a CDS encoding shikimate dehydrogenase, which produces MKKFAVFGNPIAHSISPRLHNLAIAGLDLEAFYGRVLLEDEKNLKSKFLKLNLSGANITVPFKEEAFKICDELETHASKIGSVNTIVKDSNKLIGYNTDAIGFLQAIDEFGKIKSALILGAGGTARAIAYALNTKNISTSIVNRSEKRRQNFLDYNFKTWNEFVPKGYDLVVNTTSAGLVKNEFPMPVELLEPTLKNSQYAFDAIYNKSTNFLNLAKNMNLQTKNGKDMLVWQAVFALDIFYGGTLNKDKIYTFMNKAVNLGAQ; this is translated from the coding sequence GTGAAGAAGTTTGCTGTTTTTGGTAATCCTATAGCGCACTCTATCTCCCCACGACTTCATAACTTAGCCATAGCCGGACTTGATTTGGAGGCGTTTTATGGCAGGGTTTTACTTGAAGATGAGAAAAATTTGAAGTCTAAATTTTTAAAACTAAATTTAAGTGGAGCAAATATCACTGTGCCATTTAAAGAAGAAGCTTTTAAAATTTGCGATGAATTAGAGACTCACGCCAGCAAGATTGGCTCTGTAAACACTATAGTAAAAGATAGTAACAAACTAATTGGCTATAACACCGATGCTATAGGATTTTTACAAGCCATAGATGAGTTTGGTAAGATAAAATCAGCCCTTATCTTAGGAGCTGGTGGCACTGCTAGGGCTATAGCATATGCATTAAATACCAAAAATATCTCTACTTCAATTGTCAACAGAAGCGAAAAAAGAAGGCAAAATTTCTTAGATTACAACTTCAAGACTTGGAATGAATTTGTTCCAAAAGGCTATGATCTGGTAGTTAATACAACATCTGCTGGGCTAGTAAAAAATGAATTTCCTATGCCTGTTGAGCTTTTAGAGCCTACTTTAAAAAACAGCCAGTATGCATTTGACGCTATATACAACAAATCTACAAATTTTCTAAATTTAGCAAAGAATATGAATTTGCAGACAAAAAATGGTAAAGATATGCTAGTTTGGCAAGCAGTTTTTGCACTTGATATATTTTATGGCGGAACTCTTAATAAAGATAAAATTTATACTTTTATGAATAAAGCAGTAAATTTAGGGGCACAATAA
- the prfB gene encoding peptide chain release factor 2, which translates to MDSYEYTELLKELDKKVENIALIIKPAQIKSRLEEIEKIGLDPDFWRDIDKASQINKEKTKLSGIYSKFIKARSAVDDAKDMYELALSEDDREVIESLFNDAPNLEKSIKNLEVAMLLSGENDSKNAIITIHPGAGGTESNDWASMLYRMYLRFCERENYKVEVLDFQEGDEAGLKDVSFIVKGENAYGYLKAENGIHRLVRVSPFDSAGRRHTSFTSVMVSPEIDDDIVIDLDEKDLRFDYYRASGAGGQHVNKTESAVRITHLPTNIVVQCQNDRSQHKNKATAIKMLKSRLYELEMMKQNEAINSLEKSDIGWGHQVRSYVLFPYQQVKDTRSGIGYSQVDDILDGDLKRIIEDVLVAKAN; encoded by the coding sequence TTGGATAGTTATGAATATACTGAACTTTTAAAAGAGCTTGATAAAAAGGTGGAAAATATCGCTCTAATCATAAAACCTGCCCAAATAAAGTCTCGTCTTGAAGAGATAGAAAAGATAGGTCTTGATCCTGATTTTTGGAGAGATATTGATAAAGCTAGTCAGATAAATAAAGAAAAGACAAAGCTTAGTGGAATTTATTCTAAATTTATAAAAGCAAGATCAGCTGTTGATGATGCTAAGGATATGTACGAGCTAGCTTTAAGTGAAGATGATAGGGAAGTGATAGAGTCTTTGTTTAATGATGCTCCAAATTTAGAAAAGAGCATTAAAAATTTAGAAGTTGCCATGCTTTTAAGTGGTGAAAATGACTCTAAAAACGCAATTATCACAATCCATCCTGGAGCTGGTGGAACAGAAAGCAATGACTGGGCTAGTATGCTTTATAGGATGTATTTGAGATTTTGCGAAAGAGAAAACTATAAAGTTGAAGTTTTAGACTTTCAAGAAGGCGATGAGGCTGGGCTTAAAGATGTAAGCTTTATCGTAAAAGGCGAAAATGCTTATGGGTATTTAAAGGCTGAAAATGGCATTCATAGGCTTGTTAGAGTAAGTCCGTTTGATAGTGCTGGCAGGCGTCATACTAGTTTTACTTCTGTTATGGTAAGTCCTGAAATAGATGATGATATCGTAATAGATCTTGATGAAAAAGATCTTCGTTTTGACTACTATAGAGCAAGTGGAGCAGGTGGGCAGCATGTTAATAAAACAGAGAGTGCTGTTAGAATCACCCACTTACCTACAAATATTGTCGTGCAGTGCCAAAATGATAGAAGTCAGCATAAAAATAAAGCTACAGCGATAAAAATGCTAAAATCAAGGCTTTATGAACTAGAGATGATGAAGCAAAATGAAGCCATTAATAGTCTAGAAAAAAGCGATATTGGTTGGGGACATCAGGTAAGAAGCTATGTTCTTTTTCCTTATCAGCAAGTAAAAGATACAAGATCTGGCATAGGGTATTCTCAGGTTGATGATATATTGGATGGGGATTTAAAAAGAATAATAGAAGATGTATTGGTTGCGAAAGCTAATTAA